The region GATTTGCGCCTTCTTTTTTATTTTACTTACTGCTAATTCTACAGCAATATATAGATCCTTATTATTAAATGGTTTTACTAAATAGCTGGTTGGTTTTGTAGCAATTGCTTTTTTAATAGTTTCTTCATCATTAAAAGCAGTCAAATAGATGAGCGGGATGTCTAATTGATTCCCTAACCAAACCCCTGTTTTTGAGCCTTCTACTCTAATGTCTAGAATGGCAATATCTGGTTTTAATAAGGCGATTTCAGCGAGCGCGGTTTCTGCATTTGTTGCCATCCCGCAAATTGTAAAATCCAAATCCTCCAACGTTTGTTTTAGAAGCTCCTGGGTGATTATTTCGTCTTCTAAAATGTAGATTTTTATGCTATTCATTTGTTGAAAAAAGTAAAGTTAATTTAAAATTCGTAGTGTTTTCAATCCTTAAATCGCCTTTTAATTGCTTGTTCATCATTTCTATAATTTTCATACCCATAGCTTGTTTTTGGCTCTCCTGGTTTTTAAAATTACCATTGTCAAAATATTCAAATACATACTTTTTATCCCGCTTTTCAAAATGTATATAAATTGCTGGCTTCTCGGTTTCCGCGAAAGCGTGTTTGTTTGAATTATTTATTAATTCATTTAGTAAAAGTGAAAAGGGGGTAGCTTGATTGATGCTTAAAATGGACGTGTCTATGTCTAAATGATACGTTGCATTTATGGGAAAAAGCTTTTTGTAATAGGTTACACAATTTTCTATATTTTCTTTCACAGAAATAAAATCCTGATTATTTGAATTATACAGCAGGTTGTGAATACCTGCGATAGACTCTATCCTGCTTTGGCTATCCTGTAATTTTACTTTTAATTCCGCGTTAGAGCTTTTTGCCATTTGCAAGCCTAATAACCCGGAAACAATTTGAAGATTATTTTTAATCCTATGATGAATTTCCAACATCATAGTATTTTTAATCTTAGCTTCATTTAAAGCAATTTCATTTTTTGCAAATAAGTTCTGTTTTACTTTGTACTGATAAAACAGATATAGAACAGAAATGGAAACAAAAAGCAGAAGTAGTAAAATAAACCACCAGGTTTTATAAAAGACTTCTTTAGAAATTATTTTGAGAGCAATTGTTTCTCCTATTTTTTGTCTGGAGGCGCTGTACGTTTCAACCTGCAAGGTATAAGTTCCTGCTGCCAGATTTGCAAATAAAATTTCTTTACCAGAATAGGTCGTAAACCAGTCAGCGTTATTATCGCTATTTAATAAACGATACCGGTATTTAATATCCTGAGTGTTCATTTGTCCAAATACAGATAGTGTTGCAGAAAACCTTCTGTATTCTGAAGGCAATACAATTTCGCTGGTGTTGTTTAAAAAGCTAGGCGAAGTATTAATTTCCCAACGATCGTTTTCTGAATTAAAAAATGAGATTGAAGTAAATTGAGGTTGAACATCTATATTATTTTCAACCAATTCATCAGGCTTAAAATAGCGAAGACCTTTATAGCTTCCCATAAAGATACTGCCATCCTGCTCATCTTTATAGGTGCTGAACATATTGCCTTTAAGCTCGTAAACACCGTCTTTTTTAGTATATCTAATTATTTGTTTTGAAGATAGTTCTAAAGAAACAATTCCCGCATAGGTATTTAACCACAAAGTCCCGGTCCCGTCTGCAACCATACCTACTATTGAAGCATTTAACTCATCTTCGTAAAAAAGCTTTAATTTTTTAGTCCTTGTATCAAACGTATAAATTTTGCCAAATTTTGTAGAAACCAGGATTCCATAATCTTCCAGGTGGTTTATAGACAGTAAATTATCTGTTTCTACATTTTCAAATTCGTAGGTATTAAAAGTGCCATTCTCATATTCAAAAATTCCCTTAGAGGAGGTTCCATAGAGTCGTGTGCCATCTGTAGTAAATTCCTTTACCTGTATAGCATTTGTATTTGCAATTTTCGTATATCTCTTTTCGTTTATGCTGTATTTGGAAATGCCACCTCGTGGATTTGCAGTGAAAAGTGTGTCATTTATTTTAATGATTTCCTCACCACGTATTTTTACCGTTTCATCCTGAATTACCTCATAATTTGAATCCAGGGTGTATAAATTTTCAGAATCACCAATTATAAAAGTGTTGTCTTTTTTAATAAAAATATCCCGGGAGTAATTAATTGCCAACTCGGCAGTATGTGCTAGAATTTTAATTCGTTCTTCTGTATTTTCTTTTACGTCGATCTTGTAAAACCCCTCAGCATCCGTTGCTACGATATACTTGTTTTCCTTCAGCTTTTTAATCGTTCGTATGCTTTTACCTTTTAAAAAAGTTTTAATTTTACTTTCAATGAAAGAATAGGGTTCTAAGGTATTTCCGTTAAGAACGACCAGGTCTTTTCCAAATTCCCTGTAAGCGGTTTCTGAAAAACTCTTTATTTCAATTTTAGTGAGTAACTCCTTTTGAAAATCTTTAAACCGATACAACTCAATTGCCGTATAATCACTAAAAATCTCAGTTGAAAAAGCATGTTTGAAATCTGGTGTAAACTCCAGTGCTTTATTTTTGCTAAGGAGGTTACTGCTATTGGGTATTTCTATGAATTTTTTAAGTGTTTTATTGAATTTAAAGACATTCTCATAGTTATCCAGATAGGCATAAAAAGCATTATTGACTTTAAATGAGGTATGGATAGTCTTAGGAAAGAAATGAGTTCCATCAATAGCTTCAAAATCAGTTTCGACTATTTTTTTTATGAATTTTCCTTCTTTATTCAAAAAATACCCCTCGTTTTGAAATAGTAACTTTATCAGGGTATAGTTATCTGTTGTGATTGGATCAGCCAGAATCGGTTGAGCAACTGGTTTGTCAAAGGGTATAGAATCAATAAATCTTAAACTTAATTTATCAAGTGTAGCACTATAAAATTTATCGTTAGACGTAAGAACGATACGGTTAAAATCCCCGGCTGGGTATGCTTTAGAAATTAAATAGTTTTCGTTTAAGTTATTATAATCTTCGACAGCACTAATTTCCAGGGTTTCTGTGTTGATATAAAATAGTTCTTCCCGTGCGGCCTGGTAATATAATTTCAGGTACAGGCCGTGGGGCTTATGTTTAAAGAAATGGCCTCCTTTTATTTTTTTATCATAGGTGTTCGGTAATTTTAGGGTAAAGAAATTAGCCCCATCAAAACGTTGGATAATAATTTCCTGCTCTCCTAAAATATATTCGTTTGAAAGTTTGTTCTCACCCAAAATCCACAACCAGCCGTTTCTATCGTACATGGAATGGTAAGGACTGGAGATCAAATAACCATCTCTAAATGAAAAGGTATTTTTACTAATTAATAGAGAACTTTCTTCCTGACACCAAAGTGCACCTGAAAAAAGTAAAAAGAATAAAAAAACTAATTTTTTCAAATTTTGGTTTAGAACATATTAGATGATCAAATGTAAAAAAGCAGTATAGTTTTTCACGTAAAATAAATAATTATTTAAAAATATATATAAGTCAATTTAAAAAGCCGTCTTTTTTCAAAGCATTTATAATAAGTAGTGCCCGTTCACTTAAACTGAATAATGTTTTATTATATGGGGAGATCCCTAATTAAAAAATACATAGTTGCACCTATAAAATACTGGACATAATTCTTCTTATTCTAATCGAAAATACCCAGGGATTTAATAGGATAGAACACCTGGTTATTAATTCTGTTGAAATTAGTTTCTTGCATGTTTTATGTCTAAAAAAGGTAAGAAACCCCTTCTTTTTCATTAAAAATATCCGTTCACGACAAAAAAGCGGCAGTTCACGACATTTTCTTTTAACCCACCTTCTTCTTTGCTATTTTTAACGGTAAATACGAATTGATAAGAGAAGTATCACGCTAAAAATTAAATTTAAAAAGCTAAAGTATAAGAGTAAGACAAAGCGTAGATGTAAAAGAAACAACTCTACGAGGAGCAGGCATAAAAAATTAAAATAGAGTATAGTCGATTAAACTATACAACAGTTAGATGTTGGGAATAGGACTGTACATCTGATGAATGTGTAGAGAAGATATTGACAGACTAAGAACGAATATTGATAGAATGAATCAAATTAACCAACTACCAAATTCTCTCTCATGGAGGGAGAGGGCTCTTTTAGAGGAGCAAGTAAATTTAATTAATTACAATAACCACGAAAAATCGCTAAAAACTGAGTTAGTAGTAGAGTTAATAAAAGAGAGGTAGAGCCTTCTTGAAGAAATAGTTTGGGGATTAATTCGATAATGGATAATGATTAATTTATTTTTATTTGGGGATAGAAATACTTGAGGGTGTAATCTCAAGTCTGTCTAGACTTTGAAAATTAAATTAAAATTTTTAGACTAGATTATGACACAAGAAGAGATTAAGGAATTAAAGGAAAAAGCATTAAAACAATTTTTATCAGGAGAATCCCTAACCGGCAAAAACGGCGCTTTTGCTCCAATGCTTAGGGAGTTTATGGAAGAGGCCCTGGAAGCAGAAATGTCTTCGCACCTTTCCGATGAAGAAAAAGGCTCAAAAGCAGGTAATAAGCGTAATGGCAAAGGCAAAAAGACCCTAAAGAGCAGCCAAGGGGACGTCACCATTAACACGCCCCAGGATCGTAACAGTACCTTTGAGCCGGAGATCGTAGCGAAACGCCAGCGTATCCTGGCCGATAATTTAGAAAAGCAGATTATAGGCATGTACGGGATGGGCAATAGCCTGCGGGATATCTCAGCTCATATAGAGGAAATGTATGATTCCAAGATATCCACACACGTTCTAAGTGATATTACGGACCGGGTGATTCCCAAGGTTAAGGAATGGCAGGATCGCCCCTTGGAGCCGGTATATTGCATCCTATGGCTCGACGCGATGCACTTCAAGGTACGCGAAGAAGGCAAAGTAAAGCACAAGGCCTTGTATAATATTTTAGGAATAAATAAAGCTGGAAGAAAGGAAGTGCTGGGTATGTATATCTCGGAAAGTGAAGGGGCCAATTTTTGGCTTCAGGTGCTGACCCAATTAAACAACCGTGGCTTAAAAGATATTCTGATTGCCTGTACGGATAATCTTACGGGCTTTAGTGAAGCCATTCATTCTGTTTATCCCAAGACTGATATTCAGCTATGTATTGTCCACCAGATCCGCAATAGTATGAAGTATGTGGCCAGTAAGGATCAAAAAGATTTTATGAAAGACCTTAAACTGGTGTACAAGGCTGACACCAAAGACCAGGCTGAATCGGCTTTACTGGATCTGGAAGAAAAATGGGGCAAAAGATATCCCATAGTGATCCGTTCCTGGAATGATAACTGGGACCGATTGAGTGCTTATTTTGAATATACCGCACCCATTAGAAAACTCATATACACCACAAATGCCGTAGAGGCTTTTCACCGGCAGGTAAGAAAAGTAACCAAGACCAAAGGCGCTTTTACCAATGATATGGCACTATTGAAGCTGGTTTACCTAGCTACCAGAAGAATTGAAAAGAAATGGAACGCCCCACTGCAGAACTGGGGTTTGGTAGTTCAACAATTAGCTATTAAATTTGAAGGTCGGCTAGAGTTGGACTTAGCCACCAATGAAACGAAAAACTAAAATTTTCTTCTCCCGGGGGTACCCCCGGGAGAAGAAGCAGACAGAGTTGAGCTAACACTCCCAAATACTTAGGTCTTATCCAGAAAAATATTATCGGATTAATTTTAAAACCTTTCAGTTCGCTGAAAGGTTTTTATTTTTTATATGCTCCGTAAATTTAATTTCATAAGCAGATTATGGATCAAAACACAATTGTTTTGAACTTCGCGATTTTGATCAACTTCTCAACCTGATCCTATTTTCCAAAGGAAAGTTTTAAGCCTTCTATCTTCTGAACTCCATTCCTTTTTTAGTAAAAAAGAATTGTGTTGTTTCACTTTAAAGGAAATAAGCACGATTTTCTTTCATCCCAATTATCGTTTAATCTTAATAGAGCTTCAGCTAAGTGTAAAATTTAGGTTTTATAAGCGTTTGACGTCACTCTATATTTGAGAATAGGAGAGGGATTTTAAAAATACCCTGGTGATGTCTGATACTGTGTTTTCATATTCTTTGAGGATAGAAATGCGCTGCCAGTCGGGGTTATTCCCGAACTTTGACCAGGCCTCCTGATGTTTTTCTTTATCCTCAAAAGCCAGCATATAGGTTAAGGAAGGCATCTGGCCTCCAGAGATATTTTTTCCGAAGAAAACCATTTCCAGCCCTACATTGTCAAAAATTTCAAATTCATCTTCATTAAACATTTTTATTTTTCGGCGCAATGCATCTTCATTATAACTTTCATAAATCCTCAATTCAAACTGATCCAAATCGTCACCCGGTTTTACGAGATTTGCAAAACCCCAGGAAGATCTTATAAACCGACTTTCATATCGCTCAAATGGAATTTTATCGGGTGGAGTGTTTTGGTAAGTTTCCGAGCCTGATTGAAACTGAGTGTCGTCTTCAAGGTCATCTGTTACGTCCTGATATTCCTGCATGTTTTTATAAGGAATTAATAGATAAATCTTTTTAGGTAAGGTTTCCCCAGTTTCTTCAAAGGCTCCCACATTTTCTATACCCTGGCGGTTTAATGCCGGGATAAGTGCATCTTTAAAATAATCGTGAAGAATGTCTTCTGATTGCCCGAATTGCATATTATAAACCCTTAATTCATAAATTTCGGACTGGGAATACGAGGAAGTAAAAAAGAAAAAGCTGGGAGTGTTAGCTCAACTCTGTCTGCTTCTTCTCCCGGGGGTACCCCCGGGAGAAGAAAATTTTAGTTTTTCGTTTCATTGGTGGCTAAGTCCAACTCTAGCCGACCTTCAAATTTAATAGCTAATTGTTGAACTACCAAACCCCAGTTCTGCAGTGGGGCGTTCCATTTCTTTTCAATTCTTCTGGTAGCTAGGTAAACCAGCTTCAATAGTGCCATATCATTGGTAAAAGCGCCTTTGGTCTTGGTTACTTTTCTTACCTGCCGGTGAAAAGCCTCTACGGCATTTGTGGTGTATATGAGTTTTCTAATGGGTGCGGTATATTCAAAATAAGCACTCAATCGGTCCCAGTTATCATTCCAGGAACGGATCACTATGGGATATCTTTTGCCCCATTTTTCTTCCAGATCCAGTAAAGCCGATTCAGCCTGGTCTTTGGTGTCAGCCTTGTACACCAGTTTAAGGTCTTTCATAAAATCTTTTTGATCCTTACTGGCCACATACTTCATACTATTGCGGATCTGGTGGACAATACATAGCTGAATATCAGTCTTGGGATAAACAGAATGAATGGCTTCACTAAAGCCCGTAAGATTATCCGTACAGGCAATCAGAATATCTTTTAAGCCACGGTTGTTTAATTGGGTCAGCACCTGAAGCCAAAAATTGGCCCCTTCACTTTCCGAGATATACATACCCAGCACTTCCTTTCTTCCAGCTTTATTTATTCCTAAAATATTATACAAGGCCTTGTGCTTTACTTTGCCTTCTTCGCGTACCTTGAAGTGCATCGCGTCGAGCCATAGGATGCAATATACCGGCTCCAAGGGGCGATCCTGCCATTCCTTAACCTTGGGAATCACCCGGTCCGTAATATCACTTAGAACGTGTGTGGATATCTTGGAATCATACATTTCCTCTATATGAGCTGAGATATCCCGCAGGCTATTGCCCATCCCGTACATGCCTATAATCTGCTTTTCTAAATTATCGGCCAGGATACGCTGGCGTTTCGCTACGATCTCCGGCTCAAAGGTACTGTTACGATCCTGGGGCGTGTTAATGGTGACGTCCCCTTGGCTGCTCTTTAGGGTCTTTTTGCCTTTGCCATTACGCTTATTACCTGCTTTTGAGCCTTTTTCTTCATCGGAAAGGTGCGAAGACATTTCTGCTTCCAGGGCCTCTTCCATAAACTCCCTAAGCATTGGAGCAAAAGCGCCGTTTTTGCCGGTTAGGGATTCTCCTGATAAAAATTGTTTTAATGCTTTTTCCTTTAATTCCTTAATCTCTTCTTGTGTCATAATCTAGTCTAAAAATTTTAATTTAATTTTCAAAGTCTAGACAGACTTGAGATTACACCCTCAAAAAGCTTGCAATAAGTAGAAGTCGTAAGGTCATAATTTATTTAATTAAAAGCTTAAAGATACTATATAAATCCTGTTTTACCTTTTAGTGGTTATAGGAAATGAGTGGTTTAATAATCTATAAAGCCACATTTATTAAACAACATTGAACTATAAAAAACCTAAGGCAGTTTTGGAAGCTCTGGTTCTCGGGATCTTGTGGCCTCTTCGATCTCTTCCTGGCTTAAGTCGAAACTAAAATTTTCTCCATCTGCCAGTTTGCAACAGCCCTTTGTGATCACAGAATGAGAGATGCCCCGGCACATAGGAGACTCATTTTTATAAAATGTATTAAAATGATTATTAATTGACTGCAAAATTAGGGTATTATACAGAAAGTCTAATTTTCGCTACTAAGATAAAAACCACCTAATTGGAGTGGTGTTTTGTTTTACATTCTGATTTTTATATCTAATTTTTAGAGTGCCTCTCAGTTTCTTCCTAAGAAACCAAAACATCTCCATATTTAGTAAAAGTTAACATATAGATTATAAAAGTTTTAGGCTAAATAAGCTTATCTTTAAGATTCTTCCCCAACTTGAAAAGCCCTTATAAAGGTGCCCCAAAATATTTATTAAGAGACCTGGCAGACTTATATATTGCGCTAGGTGGATTTTACCCTGGCATAGTATGTTGCCAGGCTTAAAGCAACATAAATAGCTTAAAATGAAGATCGCTTATATAGGTACATATCCGCCCAGGGAATGTGGAATTGGGACTTTTACCCAAAACCTTGCCTGTGCAATGACGGCAAAAAATCAGCAAGGCGAAAAAATACATAAACGCCTAATCATTGCTATGAACGATTTTGATGAAACCTACGTCTATCCGCCCGAAGTAAAACTTACTATTCGCCAGGAACAACAAACTGACTACCTGAAAGCTGCAAATTTTATAAACTCGAATGGTGCAGATATTTGTATACTTGAACACGAATTTGGAATTTTTGGAGGAAATGGTGGGGTTTACGTTTTGCCCTTATTACATCACGTAAAAATCCCAATTATAGTTACTTTACATACGATCTTAGAAAATCCTTCTTATACAGAAAAAGCTATTTTAAAGGAAATATGTAAAATGGCAGATAAGGTGGTGGTGATGAGCCAAATGGCAATTTCATTTCTAACCTCTGTTTATGATGTTCCTGATAAAAAAATTGCATTTATAGAACACGGCGTTCCCGATATTGAATTTGACAGAAAACAGTCTAAGTCTGAATTCAAACTGAAAAAGAAGAAAGTTCTCATGACCTTTGGTTTTATTGGTAGAAACAAAGGAATTGAAACCGTTATTAAAGCTTTACCACAAATCATTAAAAATCACCCGGAGATTCTTTATATGGTTTTAGGGAAAACGCATCCCAATGTTTTGCGTAGTGCAGGTGAAGAATACCGCAATTATCTGCAATTGCTCATAAAAAATCTGAAGCTTCAGAATCACGTTTTATTATTGAACGAGTTTATTGATGAAACGGAGTTATTTAGATATTTATCTGCGTGTGATATTTATATAACACCTTATCTCCATGAAGCTCAAATCACCAGTGGTACGCTCACCTATGCTATGGGTTCTGGTTGTGCTGTGGTTTCCACTCCTTATTGGCACGCCGCAGAGTTACTGCAAGATGGTAAAGGCAGACTTTTTAATTTTAACGATTCAAATGATCTGGCCGTTACGCTAAATACCTTATTAGATAATCCTGCTACACTTAAAGCTATTCAAAGAAAAGCCTACAAATATGGCAAAGAGATAAAGTGGCCCAGGATTGGGGAAAAATATTTAGAACTCGCCAAAAGTATTCTAAAAACTCCCAAAAAAGAAAGTATAAAAGAAGAAATAACAATCATAGATCCTTTACTTCTTCCGCCATTTTCATTGGCTCATATCAAAAGATTAACTGATGATACCGGAATAATTCAACATGCGAAATTTGGAATTCCCAATCTTAAAGAAGGCTATTGTCTTGACGATAATGCCCGGGCTTTATTAATGTCTTTAATGGCTTATAACCAGAAAAAAAATCCTTTAGCCCTGGAGTTAATGCCCATTTACCTAAGCTATATTCATTATATGCAGAATGAAGATGGCACCTTCAGGAACTTTCTAAGCTTTAATAGAAATTTTTTAGACATTAAAGGTTCCGAAGATTCCTTTGGAAGAACCATTTGGGCGCTTGGGTATTTAATGGGAAATGCTCCCAACGATGCTTATTATCAAAATGGAAAATTGGTGTTCTTTAATGCGGTTCCAATCTTTGAAAGATTAAACTCAATTAGAAGTATAGCCAATACGATCATCGGGATTTGTTACTACCTGCAAGCTAATCCCGGAGATGAAGAAATGATTACGCACCTAAAAAACCTAAGCTCAAAGTTAGTAAATCAGTATGAAAACAATAGATCTAAAGACTGGCATTGGTTTGAAAATTTACTGGCGTATGATAATGGTATTTTACCATTATCACTGCTTCATGCAACTCAAATTTTAAATGATGAAAAGATAAAATCTATAGCCCTGGAATCTATGGATTTCCTTACTGAGAATACTTTAAAAAACGGATACCTTTCAATAATAGGAAATAATAATTGGTATGTAAAAGGTGAAGAAAGATCAATGTTTGCGCAGCAACCCGTTGATGCTTTGGCTATGGTTCTTATGTACAATCAGGCGTTTCTGTTAACCAAGGATAAAGAATTTTTAAATAAATTATTTCTGTCGTTTATGTGGTTTTTAGGTGAAAACGATTTGCGAATGAGTCTGTATGATTTCGATACCAAAGGCTGCTGCGACGGAATTGAAAAATACGGAGTAAACAGGAATCAGGGGGCAGAGAGTTCGCTCGCTTATTTAATCTCTCACCTTACGGTGCTGCAGGCTTACGAAGAACTTTACCAAACCACAGACTTTAGATCTGCCAACCTTTCAAAAGAAATGGTTAATAACTGATGAAAATTGCAGTTTTGTCACCAATAGCCTGGCGCACGCCACCTGAAAAATACGGCCCCTGGGAACAGGTGGCTTCAAATATTACTGAAGGTTTGGTAGCAAAAGGTTATGATGTTACGCTTTTTGCATCTGGTGATTCTATTACTAAAGCAAAACTGGAATGGATTTGTAAATTACCTTACGAAGTAGATAAAGAAAACGATCCAAAAGTAGTGGAGTGCTTGCACATTAGTCATTTAATGGAACAAGCGCACCAATTTGATATTATTCATAACCATTTCGATTTTCTTCCTCTAAGTTATTCGCGCCTGATTAAAACTCCTATGTTAACTACAATTCACGGGTTTTCTTCTTCAAAAATTCTTCCGGTTTATAAAAAATATAATGCTTCAACTTCATATGTTTCCATTTCTAATTCCAATCGAAACAAGGAGCTGGATTATCTCGCTACTATTTATCATGGCCTGGATCCTAAAAAATTCACCTTCAGAAAAAATAAAGAAAATTACCTGCTTTACTTCGGAAGAATTCACCCCGATAAAGGTGCTCACGCCGCTATTGAAATTGCCCGCAAGGCAGGCTTTCCGCTAAAAATTGCCGGACTTATTCAGAATGAGTCATATTTTAATTCAGAAATAAAACCTTACATAGATAATGAAAATGTTTATTACCTGGGAAATGTTGGCCCTGAAGCACGGGATAAACTACTTGGAAGCGCAAAAGCATTGCTTCATCCCATATTTTTTGAAGAACCTTTTGGATTAAGTGTTCTGGAAGCTATGATGTGTGGCACGCCGGTAATCGCCTTTAATCGAGGAAGTATGCCAGAACTTATTGTAGAAGGAGAAACCGGATTTTTGCCAAAAGATATTTCAGAAGCGGTGTTGGCGATCAAAGCATTAAATAAAATAAAACCTGAAACCTGCAGGAATTATGCGCTGAAAAAATTTAGTCTTGAAACTATGGTCAATGCTTATATTGAAGCTTACACAACTGTGATCAAAAATAAATTGGTTAGATGAAGAGATTTATCTGCGTTTTAAAGCACTAAATAAGTCGGCCAATTTCACCACCGCGTATGTAGAAGAATAATCTGAAACCGCATACGGCAGAATAAGGCTTTGGTTGTGAATTAGCGCCCCGCAGGAGTAAACAACATTGGGAACGTAACCTTCTCTTTCATTTTCCAGAGGCGTAACCAAAGGTTCTTCCAGGCGGCCTATTTCTTTGGTAGGATCGTCAAGATCAAAAAGTGAAGCTCCAATACAATAGCGGCGCATAGGGCCTACGCCGTGGGTGATAATTAACCAGCCTTCGGTGGTATACAATGGCGAACCACAATTGCCAATTTGAGTAAATTCCCAGGGATATTTTGGTTTCTGAAGAAGAATAGGATTTTTCCATAAAGTGCTCCTTTCAGAAAACATAATATAATTGTTTACTCCGTCAATTCTTGCCAGCATCGCATATTTACCTTTTATTTTGGTAGGAAAAAGGGCTAAATTTTTATTTTGAGCCCCGTCGCCATGTAAAGGCATAATCCTAAAGGTATAAAAATCATCGGTAGAGAGAAGCTTTGGCAAAATGGTATGGCCATTATACGCGGTATACGTTGCATATACTTTTATTTGCCCGTCGTCATCAATAAATCTTACAAAACGTGCGTCTTCAATACCACTGCTTTCCGATTCTGAAATTGGAAAAATTACGCGCGCCGAAAGATCGGCATCGTGTTTAAATTCAATATCGTAAAAAGAATCTACAAGCCAGGTTATTTCTTTCAGGGCCCTTCTTCTTTCAGCAATCATATTAGTGTCTTCTAAAATTTTGCTTACTTCCTGTTTTAAGGCATAATACTCAAACCTATCGGGTAATCTATTCATAAT is a window of Salegentibacter salegens DNA encoding:
- a CDS encoding glycosyltransferase family 4 protein — protein: MKIAVLSPIAWRTPPEKYGPWEQVASNITEGLVAKGYDVTLFASGDSITKAKLEWICKLPYEVDKENDPKVVECLHISHLMEQAHQFDIIHNHFDFLPLSYSRLIKTPMLTTIHGFSSSKILPVYKKYNASTSYVSISNSNRNKELDYLATIYHGLDPKKFTFRKNKENYLLYFGRIHPDKGAHAAIEIARKAGFPLKIAGLIQNESYFNSEIKPYIDNENVYYLGNVGPEARDKLLGSAKALLHPIFFEEPFGLSVLEAMMCGTPVIAFNRGSMPELIVEGETGFLPKDISEAVLAIKALNKIKPETCRNYALKKFSLETMVNAYIEAYTTVIKNKLVR
- a CDS encoding glycoside hydrolase family 130 protein: MRVSVERKGIKFMPDSSRVVVRFFMNGDQRTQNLVTRILAMSDFQVTQTLEQTLREFSRRHRNISKIFIKHCSNIRHIIEAMQVNYAELSEERKLLIGSYCTMEFALESAAFFNPSMIEDFDQTYLEEGEKRVIISFRVTGEGHISSLVFRRGILDKNNDLHLMKIGNHIDKAEISHKKLYDKKRFIERLGEMDIPKKFSKAIMNRLPDRFEYYALKQEVSKILEDTNMIAERRRALKEITWLVDSFYDIEFKHDADLSARVIFPISESESSGIEDARFVRFIDDDGQIKVYATYTAYNGHTILPKLLSTDDFYTFRIMPLHGDGAQNKNLALFPTKIKGKYAMLARIDGVNNYIMFSERSTLWKNPILLQKPKYPWEFTQIGNCGSPLYTTEGWLIITHGVGPMRRYCIGASLFDLDDPTKEIGRLEEPLVTPLENEREGYVPNVVYSCGALIHNQSLILPYAVSDYSSTYAVVKLADLFSALKRR